The following coding sequences lie in one Chelonia mydas isolate rCheMyd1 chromosome 6, rCheMyd1.pri.v2, whole genome shotgun sequence genomic window:
- the LOC119566272 gene encoding LOW QUALITY PROTEIN: olfactory receptor 4Q2-like (The sequence of the model RefSeq protein was modified relative to this genomic sequence to represent the inferred CDS: inserted 2 bases in 1 codon) — protein sequence MEQRNHMVVTEFVLLGLSHSRQMQLVFFVLFLLSYVAIVLGNLLLIIVTIKTDSCPTSPMYFLLCNLSFIDLCYASVTSPRMLADLLSQGKTISFNGCMAQLFLLHFMAAKEMFLLTVTAYDRYVTICKPVHYMSVMSRLTCCMLVATCWVGGFVHSIVQTIITIHLPFWGPNKIDNYFCDVPPVIRLAYTNIYVIELLMVSNSGRISLACFLVLLASYTVILVTVGLCLRDGTWKALSTCASHITVVTLFFGPCIFIYLRLFSNFSADKNISVIYTILTPVVNPLIYTLXVKDSMRSLWSRRLTAGVKASTGPQSITGVSFEDEDYEVTYRVITL from the exons ATGGAGCAGAGGAATCACATGGTGGTGACGGAATTTGTTCTCCTTGGACTTTCCCACTCTAGACAGATGCAGCTTGTATTTTTTGTCCTGTTCTTACTGTCCTATGTGGCAATTGTTCTGGGCAATCTCCTCCTCATCATTGTCACCATAAAGACCGATTCCTGTCCGACCTCACCCATGTACTTCCTCCTCTGCAACCTGTCCTTCATTGATCTCTGCTATGCCTCTGTCACTTCCCCTAGGATGTTGGCTGACCTGCTTTCCCAGGGGAAGACCATTTCCTTCAATGGCTGCATGGCCCAGCTCTTCCTCCTGCACTTCATGGCAGCAAAAGAAATGTTCCTGCTGACGGTGACGGCTTATGACCGCTACGTCACCATCTGCAAGCCAGTGCACTACATGTCCGTCATGAGCAGGCTCACATGCTGCATGCTGGTGGCCACTTGTTGGGTGGGGGGCTTTGTCCATTCCATTGTGCAGACCATTATTACCATCCACCTCCCATTCTGGGGTCCCAATAAGATTGACAACTACTTCTGTGATGTGCCCCCTGTCATCAGACTCGCCTACACCAATATCTATGTCATTGAGTTGCTCATggtctccaacagtggccggaTCTCCCTGGCTTGCTTCCTGGTGCTGCTTGCCTCCTACACAGTCATCCTAGTCACAGTCGGGCTTTGCCTCAGAGATGGGACGTGGAAGGCTTTGTCCACCTGTGCGTCTCATATCACAGTTGTCACCTTGTTCTTCGGGCCCTGCATATTCATCTATCTACGGCTCTTTTCCAATTTCTCAGCTGACAAGAACATCTCTGTCATTTACACAATCCTCACCCCAGTGGTGAACCCTCTGATCTACACCCT AGTGAAGGATTCCATGCGCAGCTTATGGAGCC GGAGACTCACAGCAGGAGTAAAGGCTTCTACTGGACCTCAGTCTATAACTGGT gtttcctttgaggatgaggactacGAGGTCAcgtatagagtgatcactttgtga